The Solanum lycopersicum chromosome 2, SLM_r2.1 DNA window CCATCGGCCTTTGCATGCTGCAGGCCATGTTTTGAACCCAGGATTATATTATAAAGCTGAAGAAGAGGGAACTTTATTACAGAGTTTGTGGGCCGAGTATTATGCATGTGTTGAGAAGTTGGTCCGTGATACAACAATACAAGATGCACTAATCGCTGAGCTTCCTAAGTACAAAATGGCGGATGGACTATTTGGTTGTGGTCCGGCTAAAAGAGCTAGAGACACAAGGTCACCGGGTAAGTGGGTTGATTTAGAtcttacttaaattatttgacttacTTATAGTCACTaacctttaaatttattttattatagttgaATGGTGGGTTACTATTTGGTAGTGAAACACCAAACTTGCAAAAGTTTGCCATGAAAGTATTAAGCCTAACTTGTACCTCATCTGGATGTGAGCGAAATTGGGGTGTGTTTGAACACgtaagtaaaaatttatatcctatttttcatattatattattatcaatatcaaCTAGTTAATATCAATAACTTATGCACAGATTCATTCCAAAAAGAGGAATAGGCTTACACTATCGCGTCTCAATGATCTAGTGTACATTAAGTACAATAGAACATTGAAACGTCGTTATGATGCTCGTGATCTTATTGATCCAATTCGCTTGGATAACATAGACGAGTCAAATGAATGGTTAGTTGGATGCCCCGAAGATCAAGATGATGAACTAGTATATGAGGATGATGATCTTACTTGGGGTAGTGTTGCTACGGCAATTGGAGCGGACGAGAGTATCTATCATCTTAGGGGACTTTCTTCAAGATCAACAGTACTTGACAAGGGTAAAGGAGTAGAAAGTACATCTACATGTTCATCTTCAAGTAGGACTCGGAcactaattgatgaagaatacgaggaggaagaagatgaagagcaATATAATGATGTAGAGGATTTTGATCTTCAAGAGTTGgataattttgaagaagaatagaCTTTTAAAGTTTtggtttattgtattttgaattgtttggTCTTTAAAGTTTTAGACATTCTATTGGTTTTAGAATTGAATATTTGCTAGTGTGTGTTATTGCTATTTAGACTTTGGAtaaaatatgcaattaaatatttttaatttttggtattaattggcgCCTTTATTCAAAAAGGCAAGCGCCTCGCCTCTTGCCTCGCCGCGTGGCGAGGCAGGCCCTTGTCGCCTTTTGTCGCCTCTCGCCGTCCACAACACTGCTATGCACTAAAGAAACCAACAGGGGATCAATTCACAAGTACTGAGAATCTCACAGTATTGATACAATGTCTGATCCATTGGATCCACTTCTTCCCGAATCCCAATCTCCCCATTGTGGTCAAAAGATATTCCCAATTAACATGGTCATAGGCTTTCTCCATGTCAAGCTTACAAAGTATTCCTGGTTTCTTTTGCTTTTGTCTGGAATCCACTGCCTCATTAGCCATCAACACTGCATCCATGATTTGTCTTCCTTGGATAAAAGCCACAACTGAAATTCTCCTTTTAGGATGTGTATTGTCATCCCTTCCTATTCCTCATTACCTTGTTATAGAAATCTGTTACGACTCTTCAAAGCTTTCCAAATAAATCACAATAGCTTGAGTATGGAAGAAGGCAATGTTGTGTATTACCTAGTTCTTgtattgtttcaaattttaacaataGTTGAAACataagttgctcggactcggGTGCGGGTGTCCGACACGGGTGTGATCTACATGTCGGATCTGTCATGATctaatttttaagattcaaaGATATAAATCTAGATATGGATACGGGTGAGCGGAGTTCggcaaaaaaaatctaaatatattACTAATATGTTGAGCATACCTACGCCAACATTAGTTTCCATTAAAAATATGTGTCTTCAGAGCATATATATTAATCTTTAATttacaattaaataattataatgtttATCCACACTAATGAACCctaatttactttaatttataacTATAATGTTTATCCTCATTTATAAACTCAAATGAATAGGTAATATTTATCTCATATAACCAAaacaatatgtatatatattcataaaaaatctgaataataataataataataataataatagtaattaaacaTGGCAGCTATTAAAGGactaaaattcaatttaaactaataaattaGTCTTCTCGGTCGTCTTCAACTCTTCTTCATCTTTGTTCCTTTGCAGCTCTGCTTCCTCTTCTCGCCTCCATCTTCTCCCCAAACAAGTTCTCTGTATCTTTGTTTTCCCCATTAATTTACAACTTAGTACTCACGAGTCACGACATGCAAAGTCTAGAAGTCCACCACGTCATCACCGGTTCTCAGTTTCTCTGTTCCAAAATAGAAATTGTAGACCCGCAACTGCCACATGAACAAAAAGATTTACCAAGAAAAAAGCTTCAAAGGAGACAAAAGGATGTATAAATTACTTTATAAGAGCAGGATTGAAGGTATTTTGTTTCAGGTCTATCTACTCAGATATTTACTTTTGAGTTGTCAAAGTTGCCTTTTTTTCTCCAAAGTCTTGGTCAATACACCCGATCTCGTCTGACAGAATCTGACATAGATCCAACACCCTTACCCGTGTCAGTGTCGTTTCGACACGGTTGTGGCACAAAAATTGCCGAGTCCGAGCTACTTAGGTTAAAAAAAGCCTGTAAATTGAGTTTGACAACATGAGTTTTTCTATTATGTGAATACACATTACTCTCCTTTTTTTAGGAAGCCAGATTCCTCTTGCAAACCCATAAAGTCTCTTCATTTCTCATCGTTACATAAAGACtagtaatatattattatatgaatcaACCAGTTAACCTACATCTATATACGAAAGCATATGAAGATAATATTCAGTTAACTTGTGAATTGTAAAACAAGTAGTCAGCTTGTGAATACTTGAAGTAGgagaaaatacatttttttgagTATATAGAGCACCAAGGGTTGCGTTGGCCAAAAAGGGATGGTCTAGATTAACTATCCCTCTTGACTGGCTAGTAGCTACGGGTTGATGAATGAGCTCACTACACTTTTGTTAAAATAGGAATACgaacaagaataatatatacaatccttttttaatttttagaataggaatagtatatatatataaatcctACGTAGAAAAAGATTGTTTAGTAGTGTCCTAGTTGGAAAAGTAGTctaatatagttatttttttatttttatacaaacGTACTGCATTTTATTCATCTTAACTAAGTACAATGATTTGAGGGAGATACAGAAAGTGGCTTACTTCTCCCTAATCTTAAAGGATTTAAACTCCAATTTGATATgaataaaatgcaaaaataattgaaacCTTGGTCATCACCAAATGACACCAAGTTTTCCAATCTAGCAATTAGGGGTGGGCATTTGGTATTTCGGTTAGGGTTCGGTTTTTTTTTCCGGTTTTTTCGATTTTCGGTTTTTGTAAATTGTGTACCGAATACCAaaccgaaatatttcggttcggttttgtTATTTCGGTTTTTTTAATGGACCTGCTTAGTTgggcttttaaaaatttacaatttttttgtttgattttcagCTTAATGGGCtaataatagttatatcaaaaagtcttttacttttttttttaaagtataatatttattatttaatattaataattaatataacataaatatatattataatataatatatttcggtaaaccgaaataccgaattacacaaaattacataccgaaaaccgaaccgaaataccgataaatacaaaaacatataccGAATACCGAACCAAAAACCAAAAAACCGaaaccaaaataccaaaaaaattcaGTTTGGTGCGGCGTCTTGGTTTTCCGGTGTTTATGCCCAGCCCTACTAGCAATATGTCAAATGGTACCATCTCCTCAACATGGAACATCACGAGACAAAAATGGGATAAGAGTTGGATCAATACCATGTATTGGAACAACAAGTCCCTTTTAAAATGAACTTCATCCTTTGGAGAGCCCTGAGGGATAAAATTCCTACTGATTCAAATCTGATAAGGATGGGCATCCATGCCACCTGAAGGTGTTGTTGTTGCAAGAATCCCTGAGAAGAAGGTATTGTTCATCTGTTCTGTTCTGGAGAGTTTGCACAAGAGATATGGTCAATCCTGTATGGTCAGGAACTGGTGGACCTGGAAAACTAGAAATTCGGTCCTAGCCTTAATTGTGAAATATCTCCTTATTGTAGCTACATGGGAACTATAGAAAGCAAGATGTGGGGCGAAGTATGGAAAAGAACAATATAGTGTCAGGAAGTGCATAAATCAGATTGCTGTTACTTTAACTCATCTGGTGGCTAGCCAATTTGTGAATGTGAAGTTGATGCCTAACTGGGAGTATATTGTGTATCTGAAGATAAGTAATATTATCAGTAGGAGGAGAGTTATGGTTAAATGGTGTAAACCATCAACTAGTTTTGTGAAACTAAACTCAGATGGTAGTTACAACACTGATCTCTGTGGAGGTGTAGGGGTGATTAGGGATTGCGAGGCGcatcttctttttgtttgcTTACTAAATCTTGGAGAAGGCACTAGTAATTGGGCTGAAGTTATGGCACTGTAATATGGCATAAGGTGGTGCATCAACAATAAATATGAGTTTATCTTTGCAAAAAGTGACTCAAAACTTCTAGTAAATTGTGTCAATGATCAAAATTCTGCTCCATGGAAGAGCAGAAAGATGTGGAGGAACTAAAAGCCCACATGGAGAATGCAGGTTATATTTTGCGACATTGTTACAAAAGTGGCCAACAAGGTTGCTGACAAACTGGCATTGATTTGCCATACTAATCAACAGAGCACTATGTTTACAACCTTTGCTGAGCTTCCTAAAAGCCTTATGACTATGGATAGATGGAATATGGCTAACTTCAGAACTATccaaaaaaagaagacaaatcATTTGGGACCCGCCTTAATatagtgtctataaatagggttgcaATGCAATAATGTAGATACAAAGTTCGGGAAAATTGGAAGATGAATCTTTTCCCGGAGTTGGAACAACTTGTTCTTCCTGACCCGATTCAACGCCAAAAAAGGGCTTGTCCTTACCAAAAAGTACTCATATTTCTTGAAGAAAGGGGCGAACTAAGGATATCGTGCTTGCAAGGAAGCATGCAAGTGGGTGAACGCATCACCGGCCAAGGTAGTCACTTGGAACATAGGTAGAGAATCAAAGAGCTTCCGCTGCCGGCGGGCGGCTATTACCCATATATACCGTCCATATGGTGAATGGTTATGTTAACACAAGTAGGGTCATCGACACATGCATTAACCCCATATTCAGGGGAAGAAAACACTATCCACCGTGTGTCAATTTTCGTGATTTTTAAGGGGTTGTTTTGTGTCGAGCTCATTTCTATCAAGTGTTTATGTAAGCATCGTGCCATCTTACTGGTGACTACTTTTTATATCTAATTTGTCTAGCACTGTCATCCTTCCGGTGATTACTTTTTTCCTATCTAATTTGTGTTGCGTCGTGACATCCTTCCGTTGACTACTTTCTCTTATCTAGTTTGTGTTAGCACTGTCCTATACCTTCAATCCTTCAGGTGACTAGTTATCTATATCTAATTCTGTAGCATTGTGCCATCCTTCCAGTGACTACTTTCTCATATCTAATTTGTGTAGACTGTGTCATTTTGACTACTTTCTCATATTCGATTTGGGTTAGATGGGTGTAATTGGGTTGGATGGGTTTTGGGTTCTTATGTGGTGGGTTGGGTTTTTAATTTAGAGTGCCATGTGTTGGTTCTGTCAAATGACATCTCCTCATCATATAATTGGAAACCACGAGTTGGTTTGATGTCTCTTGAACTTGTGAAACCTAAGTTTCTCTGGTTAAGGTGTGGGTGTTCGATACGAGTGCGAATCTAGAGGTCGAATCCTATCTAAATATTTAGATTATGGGATACGGATCCATGTATGGGTACAATTGCGCACTAAGGGGTAACCGGAGATAAGGTATGGAAGCAGTCTGATTATTTCCACTTGAGTCGACTTAAGTCTTTCTCTCCTCGAGATTTAGCTAAAAGTAATCGAAATAACTAAAAAGAGTTAtaaattataagatattatGTGGAAAAATTGACAATAAAATCTAGATCAAGTGGAGAATCTTGGAAGGGGATAAAAGGAAATGTAGtgacaatataaatttttatatacaagGTATTCCATTTTGTTCAATTTCACCTGAGTTTTTGTTTTGCTCTCAAAAACTCATTGAATCTGTCCAAAATTTCCCTCTCGAATTTGGTCGAAGTACCCAAAAACTATTGACCAGGTATGGATCCCACACCCACACCCATTTCTGTCGACAGGGTGTGGCACCAAAAGTGAATATAGTCCAAGCAACTTAGTGTGAAACTGTATTATGGTTTTGCTAAACATGACAAACGTAAAAACAATCTTCGCTAAGTTGGTGGTTGCTACAAAATCttgttcaatggaagaatcattACTTGATGCTATCCACTAGGATGAGTTCCACTTGAGATCTGTATCTTTTGTAGTTAGACAAACAATCCAACTCATTGGAATTGAGCTTTGcgtcattttctttaatttttatttatgtttattatttaattaggaTTGTTTTAAATGGAGCGACATGGTTTGTTAAGACTCATATAGCCGACCCAACTTGCTTGGAATTAAAGCGTAGCCATAGTtctttttagttaaaaataGAATAGCTACCCTTGTCTTTAGTTAGAAATAAGGTTTGATTCATTAGTTACAGAAGGttttacataatcatatattcTTGCTTAGAGAGGAGAGTTCTAGTAGTTTTGGACTTTTAGGAGTTTAATCAGGTTATCATAAACTTTGTTTGGAAGATTTTATGAGAAGTACCTGATGAAAAATCTCACTCTTCCTCTCCTGTTCTTGGCTTCTCATCTTAACTTCTATTCTCTATCACCCGTGTCtcacttttcttatttttgttgctaCATCCAGTTTAGCATACAAAAGTGATTTCCTAGCATCATAATGTTGGAGTAAGATTCAGTTCCACTATAATCCTTTCAAGTTGGGATGCAAATCGATCAGGTTCCTTAGGTTTGAGATGACCGAAAACTTTTGTGCTTTTACCTGACAATTCTGACTTTTGGCATTGTTTCTATATATGCTGACTCGATCCTTCTCTTTTGGTCCCTAGCTGTTCTGAAATGTTACATTTTTTATATGCAGGGAGTGGATAAAATATGCATTGCCTTCATTGTTGGTTGTGCTTGCAGTTATCATGTTTTGGCGTAGGAATGTGAGGAAAGGGAAGCCATTAGAACCACTAAAAGTCATAGCTCCTCCTCCAAAAAATGCCGTTGAGCAACTCTTGATATTGCAGGAAGCTATTACTCAACTTGAGGCATTAATCCAAAGTGGCAACATTATTCTGCTAAAAGTACGAGCTCTCATTTTTGCTGTTCTTCCACAGGTATTATCATCTGTTTCCCTAATCCTAAGCTGCTATTACCCAATCCAATATTTGGGTTTGATATTGCCATTTCTTTATTCTTAGCATAGCTGCAACTTGAAACTCAATACATGTGAGGGGATTACAATTTAATTGTTTGAGATGTTTAATGCATATAAAAAGGGAATGTGAAAGTCGAGGAATAGTTGGACCTCAAAGAAGCTCTAGACATTTGATACAAAATTGTTTTCTTGCCATTGATAATGTTGAGAGTCGATATACGTCGGTGTATTGTACTTCATGGATTGCAATATTTAATGCATACATGGAAGTGATGGAAAACCCAGTTGATACATTTCCTTTGTTACAGGTTTCTTTTTGAAGTGACGATCGATAACAACCACGATTTGATTCCATCACTCATGGTCGTATTTTCACGATATAGATGATTTCCCTTTGTCCACAACCTAGATATCATATGGTGACAAAAAGAAGTAGTACTAGAGTTGTTATTTGTTTCCCATCAGAAACTTTAGGAAACATTTGTTTCCCTACACCATAATGGTGTATTTATAGGCAATCAGTTAAAGTGGAAGTCTAACTAATAGTTTAATGACTTACTAGCACCCCTTACTGGTAGATGGGGCACAATATTCTCCCGACCTACCAATAGCTGGACTTGAAGAAGCTCTAGAGATTGCATGCGGGTCCTGTTTTTTTACTGTAATAATTGAAATAATGGCCTTGATAACCTGGAAGGTTAGTTTAGAAGTTAACTAGATATTTACAAGTTCTCCCTAAGCTGAATTATTGAACTCGCTACAAAAGGAATGTGTTAGGATTATTTAAGTTACATTTGTAGTTACACTTGGCTCAAAATATTAACTCTTGgtttattttcttcatctttaGGCAACTGACAGGACAGCTCTTTTACTGGTGATCGTGGCCTTGTCTTTTGCTTTTGTGCCACTCAAATATTTGATTCTTTTTGCGTTCGTGGAGTCTTTCACAAGCAACATGCCTCTGAGGAAAATTGGCAGTGAAAGAGACCTTCGAAGGGTTAGGGAGTGGTGGATCAGGATACCAGCAGCCCCCGTGCAACTTATCAAACCTGACGACAAAAAAGACAAGAGTAAAAAACCTATATtcaaaaaggagaagaagcaTGAAGAGTAGGAGTTAATGTATGTACGGTCCTTTATTGCTATATTTCAATGAAGATAGACGGCACAAagtgaatgaaaataaatttgactTAATAAAAGAGTTCTTGGTTTCTGTTTGTGTTATGCAACTAAATTAGTGATTATATGATATTCTTGAATGTTAATGGAAAAACTAAGTGGGCAGAATTGGACCTTTTTTTAATCAACAATGACAACACTACTTTGACACAAAACCCAACCTTGACTTTCAATTCAAGACCCGACTTTTGATTGGGGACCAACTCTCACACCCAAATGGGATTTGACTTTTGAACTAGGATATGACCCCAATACTTGACTTTGATGAGCAATTTAGGAACTTAGCACGACACCTGTCTAGGACCCAAAACTCGACTTAGACAACCGATTTGGAACCGCATCCCGGCACCTGACTTGGAACCTA harbors:
- the LOC104645642 gene encoding uncharacterized protein, with protein sequence MDYLVVVRLKELETQGHRLNGGLLFGSETPNLQKFAMKVLSLTCTSSGCERNWGVFEHIHSKKRNRLTLSRLNDLVYIKYNRTLKRRYDARDLIDPIRLDNIDESNEWLVGCPEDQDDELVYEDDDLTWGSVATAIGADESIYHLRGLSSRSTVLDKGKGVESTSTCSSSSRTRTLIDEEYEEEEDEEQYNDVEDFDLQELDNFEEE